One part of the Mesorhizobium sp. M4B.F.Ca.ET.058.02.1.1 genome encodes these proteins:
- a CDS encoding 5-guanidino-2-oxopentanoate decarboxylase, producing MTTIGEALITLLEAHGVDTVFGIPGVHTVELYRGLARSSIRHITPRHEQGAGFMADGYARASGRPGVAFVITGPGLTNTITAMGQARADSVPMLVISGVNATDTLGKGFGFLHELPDQRGMMEKVALSSERITEAKELPGVLARAFALLASSRPGPVHVEIPTDVMVKPADGIVASLSNAAPPAPDAAAIAQAASLCKTASRPLILAGGGAKWAEAPLRLLAERLGAPVVETTNARGLLHGHPLCVPASPSLKAVRALMAEADLVIAAGTEFGATDYDGYGDGGFVLPANLIRIDIGADQLARRPVTVGIRADCAEALGALLAELGSDPVAAQDGNAWAAAAREAAFAELRPDYVAQMRAVEAIRDALPGAIIVGDSTQPVYAANLYYDHDRPGGWFNAATGFGALGYGPPAAIGAALAVPEAPVVCLTGDGGFQFTLPELGAALDADAPVIFVVWNNRGYREIETSMLDVGVEPVGVSPAPPDFCKLAEAYGIAAERLACADGLADVLKRARAAGKPRVIEITVD from the coding sequence ATGACCACCATCGGCGAGGCCCTCATCACCCTGCTCGAGGCGCATGGCGTCGACACCGTTTTCGGCATCCCCGGCGTCCACACGGTCGAGCTCTATCGCGGCCTGGCGCGTTCGAGCATCCGCCATATCACGCCGCGCCATGAGCAGGGCGCCGGCTTCATGGCCGACGGCTATGCCCGCGCCAGCGGCAGGCCTGGCGTCGCCTTCGTCATCACCGGTCCGGGGCTCACCAACACCATCACCGCCATGGGTCAGGCGCGCGCCGATTCGGTTCCGATGCTGGTTATCTCGGGCGTCAATGCTACCGACACGCTTGGCAAGGGCTTCGGCTTCCTGCACGAACTGCCCGACCAGCGCGGCATGATGGAGAAGGTGGCGCTGTCTTCTGAGCGCATTACCGAGGCCAAGGAGCTGCCCGGCGTGCTGGCCCGTGCCTTCGCGCTGCTCGCGTCGTCGCGTCCCGGCCCGGTCCATGTCGAGATCCCGACCGATGTCATGGTCAAGCCGGCCGACGGCATTGTCGCCTCATTGAGCAATGCGGCGCCGCCGGCTCCCGACGCTGCCGCAATCGCGCAGGCAGCAAGTCTTTGCAAGACCGCGAGCCGCCCGCTGATCCTGGCCGGCGGCGGCGCAAAATGGGCCGAGGCGCCCTTGCGGCTTCTGGCCGAGAGGCTCGGCGCGCCGGTCGTCGAAACGACCAACGCGCGCGGCCTGCTGCATGGCCATCCGCTCTGCGTGCCGGCCAGCCCCAGCCTGAAGGCGGTGCGCGCGCTGATGGCGGAGGCCGATCTTGTCATCGCCGCCGGCACCGAATTCGGCGCGACCGACTATGACGGCTATGGCGATGGCGGCTTTGTCCTGCCCGCCAATCTGATCCGCATCGACATCGGCGCCGACCAGCTCGCGCGCCGTCCGGTGACGGTCGGTATCCGGGCCGATTGCGCTGAGGCGCTTGGTGCCCTGCTGGCGGAGCTCGGCTCAGATCCCGTCGCCGCGCAAGACGGCAATGCCTGGGCGGCCGCGGCACGAGAGGCCGCGTTCGCCGAGCTGAGGCCGGACTATGTGGCGCAGATGCGCGCCGTGGAGGCGATCCGCGATGCGCTGCCCGGCGCCATCATCGTCGGCGACTCGACGCAGCCGGTCTATGCCGCCAACCTCTACTACGACCACGATCGACCCGGCGGCTGGTTCAACGCCGCGACCGGCTTCGGCGCGCTGGGCTACGGTCCGCCCGCGGCGATCGGCGCGGCCCTTGCCGTGCCGGAGGCGCCGGTCGTCTGCCTGACCGGCGATGGCGGCTTCCAGTTCACTCTGCCGGAGCTGGGTGCCGCGCTCGATGCCGATGCCCCGGTCATCTTCGTCGTCTGGAACAATCGCGGCTATCGCGAAATCGAGACCTCGATGCTCGATGTCGGCGTCGAGCCGGTCGGCGTCTCGCCGGCGCCGCCGGATTTCTGCAAGCTGGCCGAGGCCTATGGCATCGCTGCCGAGCGGCTTGCCTGCGCCGACGGCCTGGCGGATGTGCTGAAGCGCGCCCGGGCGGCGGGCAAGCCGCGGGTCATCGAAATCACGGTGGATTGA
- a CDS encoding capsular polysaccharide synthesis protein, protein MATDDGAAGSFFSEAAPFRDPLRFPYLAPLRRAASSPILPWPLRKRAAKLCMTWSRKRLHRVRHIAVDHSRWCSASTPGDLGPIWQYWAQGADAAPPVVRACLRSVARHRGERELIVLDDRTVEDHTDLPGHVWDKRRRGLMSSQHFSNFVRLDLLARHGGTWLDATILLRQPVPPEIEGEDFYILRETGRHPRLVETWFIHARKGHPLVETVLCGLADYWKAHDGLHDYFMFPYHFEAALLLHRRLRREFLARPQVGADRPHELQWLLFEPLDEAAHRAVHDRFWLHKLTHKAERPATGDRLLWDAILDGWPAN, encoded by the coding sequence GTGGCAACAGACGATGGCGCGGCGGGCTCGTTCTTCAGCGAAGCAGCGCCGTTCCGTGATCCGCTCAGGTTCCCTTATCTTGCGCCGCTGCGCCGGGCGGCGTCCTCGCCGATCTTGCCCTGGCCGCTGCGCAAACGCGCCGCCAAGCTGTGCATGACCTGGTCCCGCAAGAGGCTGCATCGGGTGCGGCACATCGCCGTCGATCATTCGCGGTGGTGCTCCGCCAGCACGCCTGGCGACCTTGGTCCGATCTGGCAATATTGGGCGCAAGGCGCCGACGCGGCGCCGCCGGTGGTCAGGGCGTGCCTGCGCTCAGTGGCCCGCCACAGGGGCGAACGCGAACTCATCGTCCTCGACGACAGGACCGTCGAGGATCATACCGACCTTCCCGGCCATGTCTGGGACAAGCGCCGGCGCGGGCTGATGAGCAGCCAGCATTTTTCCAACTTCGTCCGGCTGGACCTGCTGGCCCGGCACGGCGGGACATGGCTCGATGCCACGATCCTGCTGCGGCAGCCCGTGCCGCCGGAGATCGAAGGCGAGGATTTCTACATTCTGCGCGAGACCGGTCGCCATCCCCGGCTCGTGGAAACCTGGTTCATTCATGCCCGCAAGGGCCACCCGCTGGTCGAGACCGTTCTTTGCGGCCTCGCCGACTACTGGAAGGCCCATGACGGGCTTCATGACTACTTCATGTTCCCCTACCATTTCGAGGCAGCGCTTCTCTTGCATCGGCGGCTTCGGCGCGAGTTCCTAGCCAGGCCGCAGGTCGGCGCCGACCGGCCGCACGAGCTGCAATGGCTGCTTTTCGAGCCGCTCGACGAGGCAGCGCATCGCGCGGTCCATGATCGTTTCTGGCTGCACAAGCTGACGCACAAGGCCGAGCGTCCGGCGACGGGCGATCGCCTGCTCTGGGATGCGATCCTCGACGGTTGGCCGGCGAACTGA
- a CDS encoding ABC transporter permease, whose translation MELLSPTPPGWGGTLLVGLLHSIEIALGATCLGLLIGTGGAYGKLYGGPVVRDLLAVYTTVVRAVPELVLILLLYYAGTDLINQLLTAMGYQHVDISGLAAGIFVLGFVQGAYSTEVIRGAILSIPQGQIEAARAYGMPPSLLLRRITLPAMLPFAIPGLANLWLIATKDTALLAVVGFFELTLATRQAAGVTKAYLTFYVAAGALYLLLSLFSNLIIGRVEVWSRRGMPSVKEAR comes from the coding sequence ATGGAGCTGCTCTCGCCCACACCGCCGGGCTGGGGCGGAACCCTGCTGGTCGGCTTGCTGCATTCGATCGAGATCGCCCTCGGCGCCACATGCCTCGGGCTTCTGATCGGCACCGGCGGGGCCTATGGCAAGCTCTATGGCGGTCCGGTGGTGCGCGACCTGCTGGCGGTCTACACCACCGTGGTGCGCGCCGTGCCGGAGCTGGTGCTGATCCTGCTGCTCTATTACGCCGGGACCGACCTGATCAACCAGCTGCTGACCGCGATGGGCTACCAGCACGTCGACATCAGCGGGCTGGCGGCCGGCATTTTCGTGCTCGGCTTCGTGCAGGGAGCCTATTCGACCGAGGTCATCCGCGGCGCCATCCTATCCATCCCGCAGGGGCAGATCGAAGCTGCCCGCGCCTATGGCATGCCGCCAAGCCTGCTGCTCAGACGCATCACCTTGCCGGCGATGCTGCCTTTCGCCATTCCCGGCCTTGCCAATCTCTGGCTGATCGCCACCAAGGACACCGCGCTGCTGGCCGTCGTCGGCTTCTTCGAACTGACCCTTGCCACGCGGCAGGCCGCCGGCGTCACCAAGGCCTATCTGACTTTCTACGTCGCGGCGGGCGCGCTCTACCTTTTGCTGTCGCTGTTCTCCAACCTGATCATCGGCCGCGTCGAGGTGTGGTCGCGGCGCGGCATGCCTTCGGTCAAGGAGGCGCGCTGA
- the rpsA gene encoding 30S ribosomal protein S1, translated as MSAANPSRDDFASMLEESFTAGHSGEGQVVRGTITAIEKDMAIIDVGLKVEGRVPLKEFGAKGKDSSLKVGDTVEVYVERIENALGEAMLSREKARREESWVRLEEKFTKGERVEGVIFNQVKGGFTVDLDGAVAFLPRSQVDIRPIRDVSPLMHNPQPFEILKMDRRRGNIVVSRRTVLEESRAEQRSEIVQNLEEGQVVEGVVKNITDYGAFVDLGGIDGLLHVTDMAWRRVNHPTEILNIGQTVKVQIIRINQETHRISLGMKQLESDPWSEIGTKFPIGKKIKGTVTNITDYGAFVELEPGIEGLIHVSEMSWTKKNVHPGKILSTTQEVDVVVLEVDPAKRRISLGLKQTLENPWEAFARTHPVGSQVEGEVKNKTEFGLFIGLEGDVDGMVHLSDLDWTRPGEQVIEEYNRGDVVKAQVLDVDIEKERISLGIKQLARDTVGEAATSGELRKNAVVTCEVIGVKDGGLEVRLVDSGIETFIKRSDLSRDRDEQRPERFTVGQKVDARVIAFDKKTRKLQVSIKALEIAEEKEAVAQYGSTDSGASLGDILGAALKKQGN; from the coding sequence ATGTCAGCTGCTAATCCGTCTCGCGACGATTTCGCGAGCATGCTCGAAGAATCATTCACCGCCGGCCATTCCGGCGAGGGCCAGGTTGTCCGGGGCACGATCACCGCGATCGAAAAGGACATGGCCATCATCGATGTCGGCCTCAAGGTCGAAGGCCGCGTGCCGCTGAAGGAGTTCGGCGCCAAGGGCAAGGACTCCTCCCTCAAGGTCGGCGACACCGTCGAAGTCTATGTCGAGCGCATCGAGAACGCGCTTGGCGAAGCCATGCTGTCGCGCGAGAAGGCTCGCCGCGAGGAGAGCTGGGTGCGCCTCGAGGAGAAGTTCACCAAGGGTGAGCGCGTCGAAGGCGTCATCTTCAACCAGGTCAAGGGCGGCTTCACCGTCGACCTCGACGGCGCCGTGGCGTTCCTGCCGCGCAGCCAGGTCGATATCCGCCCGATCCGCGACGTCTCGCCGCTGATGCACAACCCGCAGCCCTTCGAGATCCTCAAGATGGATCGCCGCCGCGGCAACATCGTGGTGTCGCGCCGCACCGTGCTCGAGGAGAGCCGCGCCGAACAGCGTTCGGAAATCGTGCAGAACCTCGAAGAGGGCCAGGTGGTCGAGGGCGTGGTCAAGAACATCACCGACTACGGTGCGTTCGTCGACCTCGGCGGCATCGACGGCCTGCTGCATGTCACCGACATGGCATGGCGCCGCGTCAACCATCCGACCGAGATCCTCAACATCGGCCAGACGGTCAAGGTGCAGATCATCCGCATCAACCAGGAAACCCACCGCATCTCACTCGGCATGAAGCAGCTCGAGAGCGATCCGTGGTCGGAGATCGGCACCAAGTTCCCGATCGGCAAGAAGATCAAGGGCACCGTCACCAACATCACCGACTACGGCGCGTTCGTCGAGCTGGAGCCGGGCATCGAGGGCCTCATCCACGTTTCGGAAATGTCGTGGACGAAGAAGAACGTGCACCCCGGCAAGATCCTGTCGACGACCCAGGAAGTCGACGTGGTGGTGCTCGAGGTCGATCCGGCCAAGCGCCGCATCTCGCTCGGCCTCAAGCAGACGCTGGAGAACCCGTGGGAAGCCTTCGCGCGCACCCATCCGGTCGGCAGCCAGGTCGAGGGCGAGGTCAAGAACAAGACCGAGTTCGGCCTGTTCATCGGCCTGGAAGGCGACGTCGACGGCATGGTCCACCTCTCCGACCTCGACTGGACCCGTCCGGGCGAGCAGGTGATCGAGGAGTACAATCGCGGCGACGTGGTCAAGGCGCAGGTGCTCGACGTCGACATCGAGAAGGAGCGCATCTCGCTCGGCATCAAGCAGCTGGCGCGTGACACGGTCGGTGAAGCGGCGACTTCGGGCGAACTGCGCAAGAACGCCGTCGTCACCTGCGAGGTCATCGGCGTCAAGGACGGCGGGCTGGAAGTGCGGCTGGTCGACAGCGGCATCGAGACCTTCATCAAGCGCTCCGACCTTTCCCGCGACCGCGACGAGCAGCGCCCCGAGCGCTTCACCGTCGGCCAGAAGGTCGACGCCCGTGTCATCGCTTTCGACAAGAAGACCCGCAAGCTGCAGGTCTCGATCAAGGCGCTGGAAATCGCCGAGGAGAAGGAAGCGGTCGCCCAGTACGGCTCGACCGACTCCGGCGCCTCGCTGGGCGACATCCTGGGCGCGGCGCTGAAGAAGCAGGGCAACTAG
- a CDS encoding ABC transporter ATP-binding protein, with the protein MVSAVEAAAVRSGEAQSGAAEAIHVENLHKKFGELHVLKGVSLSARDGEVIAIIGGSGSGKSTLLRCINCLENPTSGIIRVNGEEIKLKADSHGHTVPADRKQIERIRSRLGMVFQNFNLWSHMTLIENVIEVPVHVLGVRREEAVAQAEKLLARVGLAEKRDVYPAYLSGGQQQRAAIARALAINPRVMLFDEPTSALDPELVGEVLKVIGDLAREGRTMVLVTHEMKFAREVATHVVYLCNGLVEEEGPPEQLFGAPKSERLKQFLRNVG; encoded by the coding sequence ATGGTGAGCGCGGTGGAAGCTGCCGCAGTGCGATCCGGCGAGGCGCAGAGCGGCGCCGCCGAAGCCATTCATGTCGAGAACCTGCACAAGAAATTCGGCGAACTGCACGTGCTGAAGGGTGTGTCGCTGTCGGCGCGCGACGGCGAGGTGATCGCCATCATCGGCGGATCGGGCTCCGGCAAGTCGACGCTCTTGCGCTGCATCAACTGCCTGGAAAACCCGACCAGCGGCATCATCCGCGTCAACGGCGAGGAGATCAAGCTGAAGGCCGACAGCCACGGCCACACGGTTCCCGCCGACCGCAAGCAGATCGAGCGCATCCGCTCCAGGCTGGGCATGGTGTTCCAGAACTTCAACCTGTGGAGCCACATGACGCTGATCGAGAACGTCATCGAGGTTCCGGTGCATGTGCTGGGCGTCAGGCGCGAGGAGGCGGTCGCCCAGGCCGAGAAGCTGCTGGCGCGTGTGGGCCTCGCCGAGAAGCGCGACGTCTATCCGGCCTATCTGTCCGGCGGCCAGCAGCAGCGCGCGGCGATCGCCCGGGCGCTGGCGATCAATCCGCGCGTCATGCTGTTCGACGAGCCGACCTCGGCGCTCGATCCGGAACTGGTCGGCGAGGTGCTGAAGGTGATCGGCGACCTGGCGCGCGAGGGACGGACAATGGTTCTGGTCACGCATGAAATGAAGTTTGCCCGCGAGGTCGCGACGCATGTCGTATACCTCTGCAACGGGCTGGTCGAGGAGGAAGGACCGCCGGAACAGCTGTTCGGCGCGCCCAAATCCGAAAGGCTCAAGCAATTCCTCCGCAACGTCGGCTAG
- a CDS encoding transporter substrate-binding domain-containing protein, translating to MKTVLKTFAAALLFGVAAMGAAKADQVKIGVAAEPYPPFASPDASGKWVGWEVDFIDAVCAEEKLDCVITPVAWDGIIPALTTKKIDLIVASMSITEERKKTIDFSDKYYNTPTAIIGPKDQKFGATPDDLKGKVVGVQVSTVHAVYAKKHFTGAAEVKEYQTQDEANQDLAAGRVDAVQADSIALGEFLKTDQGKACCDLKGMVAQDDEVLGPGVGAGVRKEDTDLKDKINAGIKAIRANGKYDEISKKYFDFDIYGGTPQSN from the coding sequence ATGAAGACTGTTCTCAAGACCTTCGCCGCGGCGCTGCTGTTCGGCGTTGCCGCGATGGGTGCGGCCAAGGCGGATCAGGTCAAGATCGGCGTCGCCGCCGAGCCTTATCCGCCGTTCGCCTCGCCGGATGCTTCCGGCAAGTGGGTCGGCTGGGAGGTCGACTTCATCGACGCCGTCTGCGCCGAGGAGAAGCTCGACTGCGTCATCACGCCCGTCGCCTGGGACGGCATCATTCCAGCGCTGACCACCAAGAAGATCGACCTCATCGTCGCCTCGATGTCGATCACCGAGGAACGCAAGAAGACGATCGACTTCTCCGACAAGTACTACAACACGCCGACCGCGATCATCGGCCCGAAGGACCAGAAATTCGGGGCCACGCCGGACGATCTCAAGGGCAAGGTGGTCGGCGTACAGGTGTCGACGGTGCATGCCGTCTACGCCAAGAAGCACTTCACCGGAGCGGCCGAGGTCAAGGAATACCAGACCCAGGACGAAGCCAACCAGGATCTCGCCGCCGGCCGCGTCGATGCGGTGCAGGCCGACTCCATCGCGCTGGGCGAATTCCTCAAGACGGATCAGGGCAAGGCCTGCTGCGACCTGAAGGGCATGGTGGCTCAGGATGACGAAGTGCTCGGGCCGGGCGTTGGCGCCGGCGTGCGCAAGGAAGACACCGACCTGAAAGACAAGATCAACGCCGGCATCAAGGCGATCCGCGCCAACGGCAAGTATGACGAGATCTCGAAAAAGTACTTCGATTTCGACATCTACGGCGGCACCCCGCAGTCGAACTGA
- a CDS encoding dimethylarginine dimethylaminohydrolase family protein, with protein sequence MSAFGSQSMAAPLRRVLMRSAANAMRDADRAAWHYGPGFNPAKAASQHVALAELVAASGAEIEWIEDTDDGLSDSVFTHDPSLMTDRGALILYMGKPLRASEPSLHEETYRRLGIPILGRVEAPGQVEGGDCVWVDGRTLAIGRGVRSNQEGIQQVSNLLTPLGISVYGFDLPLWQGEEACLHLMSVISPLADDLALVYSPLLPAPFYQMLKARGIRLVEGDAGEFAASNGLSLNVLPTSPLKVIAVAGFPKTKAAMEAAGCTVEIFEADALCIACEGGPTCLTRPILRR encoded by the coding sequence ATGAGCGCTTTCGGATCACAGTCCATGGCGGCGCCGCTACGGCGCGTGCTGATGCGGTCGGCAGCCAACGCCATGCGCGACGCCGACAGGGCTGCCTGGCACTATGGCCCCGGCTTCAACCCGGCGAAAGCAGCCTCGCAGCACGTGGCCCTTGCTGAACTGGTGGCGGCTTCCGGCGCCGAAATCGAATGGATAGAGGACACGGACGACGGCCTGTCGGATTCGGTGTTCACGCACGACCCATCGCTGATGACCGACCGCGGCGCGCTGATCCTGTACATGGGCAAGCCATTGCGCGCCAGCGAGCCCTCGCTGCATGAAGAGACCTACAGAAGACTGGGCATTCCGATCCTGGGCCGCGTCGAGGCTCCTGGCCAGGTCGAAGGCGGTGACTGTGTATGGGTTGATGGCCGCACGCTGGCGATCGGGCGCGGTGTCCGCTCCAATCAGGAAGGCATCCAGCAGGTTTCAAACCTGCTGACGCCGCTGGGCATTTCCGTCTACGGTTTTGACCTGCCGCTGTGGCAGGGCGAAGAGGCGTGCCTGCATCTGATGTCGGTGATCAGCCCGCTGGCCGACGACCTCGCACTGGTCTATTCCCCGCTCTTGCCGGCCCCGTTCTATCAGATGCTGAAGGCGCGAGGCATCCGGCTGGTCGAAGGCGACGCCGGAGAGTTCGCCGCTTCCAACGGCCTCAGCCTAAACGTACTGCCGACCAGCCCGCTCAAAGTCATCGCCGTTGCAGGCTTTCCCAAGACCAAAGCCGCGATGGAAGCCGCCGGCTGCACGGTTGAAATCTTCGAGGCGGATGCGCTTTGCATCGCCTGCGAAGGTGGGCCGACATGCCTGACGCGGCCGATCCTGCGCCGATGA
- a CDS encoding ABC transporter permease codes for MANEAVVVNAVARASLWLQPHRIVLILIALGLVLGAAFFMRWDWLPQYWEMGLMGIWRALWILAVTCSLGFLLAVPLGLAQAGGPFWFAMPAKVFCTIIRGTPLLLQLWLLYYGLGSLFPQYPWIRDSWMWPYLRQAWPYGVLALTLSFAGYEGEVMRGAFAGVPKGQLEAARAFGMSRWKIFRRIWLPQAFYRALPTLTGETVLQLKSTPLVATISVIDIFAVSSKVRQDTYLTYEPLLLLALIYMAITGILVFAFSRIEARIPVKIG; via the coding sequence ATGGCCAACGAAGCCGTCGTCGTCAACGCCGTCGCGCGCGCCTCGCTGTGGCTGCAGCCGCATCGCATTGTGCTGATCCTGATCGCGCTGGGGCTGGTCCTCGGCGCCGCCTTCTTCATGCGCTGGGACTGGCTGCCGCAATATTGGGAAATGGGTCTCATGGGCATCTGGCGGGCGCTGTGGATCCTGGCCGTCACCTGCTCGCTGGGCTTCCTGCTCGCGGTGCCGCTCGGGCTGGCGCAGGCCGGTGGCCCGTTCTGGTTCGCCATGCCGGCCAAGGTCTTCTGCACCATCATCCGGGGGACGCCGCTGCTCCTGCAGCTCTGGCTGCTCTATTACGGCTTGGGTTCGCTGTTTCCGCAATATCCATGGATCCGCGACTCCTGGATGTGGCCATATCTCAGGCAGGCCTGGCCCTATGGCGTGCTGGCGCTGACCCTGTCCTTCGCCGGCTACGAGGGCGAGGTGATGCGCGGCGCCTTCGCCGGCGTGCCGAAGGGGCAACTGGAAGCGGCACGCGCTTTCGGCATGAGCCGCTGGAAGATCTTCCGCCGCATCTGGCTGCCGCAGGCCTTCTACCGGGCGCTACCGACGCTGACCGGCGAAACGGTGCTGCAGCTGAAGTCGACGCCGCTGGTGGCAACGATCAGCGTCATCGACATCTTCGCCGTATCGTCAAAGGTACGGCAGGACACCTACCTCACCTACGAACCCTTGCTGCTGCTGGCGTTGATCTATATGGCCATCACCGGCATCCTCGTCTTCGCCTTCAGCCGAATCGAGGCGCGGATCCCGGTCAAGATCGGTTAG
- the cmk gene encoding (d)CMP kinase — MTDTFTIAIDGPAGAGKGTLARRLADHYRLNLLDTGLTYRAVAHKLLQLGLPLDNVSAAETAARQVDLSKLDRAVLSAHAVGEAASKVAVIPTVRRILVEKQRDFAKTPPGAVLDGRDIGTVVCPDADIKLYVTASAEVRARRRLAEIESIGGSADFATILADIERRDERDMGRADSPLKPAADAHLLDTSEMAIEAAFLAAMAIIDDVLAKRSRA; from the coding sequence ATGACCGACACCTTCACCATTGCCATCGACGGGCCTGCAGGCGCCGGCAAGGGCACGCTTGCGCGCCGGCTCGCCGACCACTACCGGCTGAACCTGCTCGACACCGGCCTCACCTATCGCGCGGTTGCCCACAAACTGCTTCAGCTTGGCCTGCCGCTCGACAACGTCTCGGCGGCCGAAACCGCGGCGCGGCAGGTGGACCTTTCGAAACTCGACCGCGCCGTGCTGTCGGCGCATGCGGTGGGCGAGGCGGCCTCGAAGGTTGCGGTCATTCCCACGGTGCGGCGCATCCTCGTCGAAAAGCAGCGCGACTTCGCCAAAACGCCGCCGGGCGCGGTGCTTGACGGGCGCGATATCGGCACCGTCGTGTGTCCCGACGCCGACATCAAGCTCTACGTGACGGCGAGCGCCGAGGTGCGGGCCAGGCGCCGGCTGGCGGAGATCGAGAGCATCGGCGGCAGCGCCGATTTCGCCACCATCCTGGCCGACATCGAGCGCCGCGACGAGCGCGACATGGGCCGGGCCGACTCGCCGCTCAAGCCGGCTGCCGACGCGCACTTGCTTGATACGTCTGAAATGGCTATAGAGGCCGCGTTTCTGGCGGCTATGGCGATCATCGACGACGTCCTGGCCAAGAGAAGCAGAGCCTGA
- a CDS encoding SDR family NAD(P)-dependent oxidoreductase, translated as MTETLDGRHIVVTGGTGALGGAVVGKLLDQGAICHVPNAHAAAPPHFPFAAHDRVRLAHNVDLSDSAKVEAFYHQLPDLWGSIHLAGGFAMAPVEKIESASFAEMMDTNARTTFLCCRAAIRSMLTSGTAGRIVNVTARAGLDPRRGSGMVAYAASKAAVAAMTVAMAEELKHKGILVNAVAPSTLDTPANRTDMPDADFTKWVSLEAAAEAIAYLASPANLAMSGTLVPLYGRA; from the coding sequence ATGACGGAAACACTGGACGGCAGGCATATCGTGGTGACCGGCGGCACGGGGGCGCTGGGTGGCGCGGTTGTCGGCAAGCTCTTGGATCAGGGCGCGATCTGCCATGTCCCCAATGCCCATGCCGCGGCGCCTCCGCACTTTCCCTTTGCCGCCCATGACCGCGTCAGGCTGGCGCACAATGTCGACCTGTCGGATTCCGCCAAGGTCGAGGCCTTCTACCACCAGCTTCCCGACCTCTGGGGGTCGATCCACCTCGCCGGCGGCTTTGCCATGGCGCCGGTGGAGAAGATCGAATCGGCCTCCTTCGCCGAGATGATGGACACCAACGCCCGCACGACGTTTCTCTGTTGCCGTGCCGCGATCCGCTCGATGCTGACTTCGGGCACGGCGGGGCGCATCGTCAACGTCACGGCGCGCGCCGGGCTCGATCCAAGGCGCGGTTCTGGCATGGTCGCTTATGCCGCCAGCAAGGCGGCGGTCGCGGCGATGACGGTGGCGATGGCCGAGGAGCTGAAGCACAAGGGCATACTGGTCAACGCGGTGGCGCCTTCGACGCTCGACACGCCGGCCAACCGGACCGACATGCCGGACGCCGACTTCACCAAATGGGTGAGCCTCGAAGCCGCCGCCGAGGCTATCGCCTATCTCGCCTCGCCCGCCAATCTGGCGATGAGCGGCACGCTGGTGCCGCTCTACGGTCGGGCCTGA
- a CDS encoding TetR family transcriptional regulator C-terminal domain-containing protein translates to MPDAADPAPMNAPSRRKFRREGEDRRRQDLIEATLDSVAEHGLQGATLRAIALRAGVTAGLIRHYFPGKEELLQEAYAALVGRMTEQAKAALVMEDASPRQRLAAFVTANLNTPIVDARVFSLWATFIGRANADPTLAHAHREGYLGFRNEVEAVVAEVLAAEQRKPDASQLRHHAIAINAIIDGLWIEGCLAGDMFEPGELAAIGIKAVEAELGLAPERGER, encoded by the coding sequence ATGCCTGACGCGGCCGATCCTGCGCCGATGAATGCGCCATCCCGCCGCAAGTTCCGTCGCGAGGGCGAGGACCGGCGGCGGCAGGATCTGATCGAAGCGACTCTGGATAGCGTGGCGGAACATGGTCTGCAAGGTGCCACCTTGCGCGCCATCGCCTTGCGTGCCGGCGTCACCGCCGGGCTGATCCGGCATTATTTCCCCGGCAAGGAAGAATTGCTGCAGGAGGCATATGCGGCGCTGGTCGGCCGCATGACCGAGCAGGCCAAAGCAGCATTGGTCATGGAAGATGCCTCTCCGCGCCAACGTCTTGCGGCTTTCGTCACCGCCAACCTCAACACGCCGATCGTCGACGCGCGGGTGTTTTCGCTTTGGGCAACCTTCATCGGCCGCGCCAATGCGGATCCGACCTTGGCCCATGCCCACCGCGAAGGCTATCTTGGCTTTCGCAACGAGGTGGAAGCGGTTGTGGCCGAGGTGCTCGCTGCAGAACAGCGCAAACCGGACGCAAGCCAACTGCGCCACCATGCCATCGCGATCAACGCGATCATCGACGGGCTCTGGATCGAAGGCTGTCTGGCGGGCGATATGTTCGAGCCCGGCGAATTGGCAGCGATTGGCATCAAGGCTGTCGAGGCCGAACTCGGCCTTGCGCCAGAAAGAGGAGAACGATGA